Proteins from one Triticum aestivum cultivar Chinese Spring chromosome 7A, IWGSC CS RefSeq v2.1, whole genome shotgun sequence genomic window:
- the LOC123153269 gene encoding uncharacterized protein: protein MERSRGGSRGCIAALGAAAMELAGELWVMCRNADRRLRVLSTPARTAAASARGLHHLLRGLCTTEAPPSPLSPSELDAISALIPRLISEGQVPAVVRLLSAALLLPGSPERLPPPPLAEHLASLPTLTPAFALLTALHHHPVRPSPLPLATPLLGHLLAMHHAREAAFVLRWLCRLDSPRRPDAATYGIAVAGFCRFGDPRSALVALDEMASDGVPPSLELQEAVRDAMLQDARIEEAWALEEAMRPPESKKTGTKATRQERELRVREREKKKWKEEEKERGRVRGRPGPDRRWWCSGGWPAAWRGGGQGGAGVTGKKMASEASSSNAATDLEALMSELGLQEEDMDDVVVEKEDPLPPTATRWMAIARVHTEKKYSQYGFFKTMRAAWDLAQPVQF, encoded by the exons ATGGAGCGCTCGCGCGGTGGCTCCCGAGGGTGCATCGCAGCGCTCGGTGCTGCTGCAATGGAGCTCGCCGGCGAGTTATGGGTGATGTGTCGCAACGCTGACCGGCGGCTCCGCGTGCTGT ctacCCCTGCTCGCACCGCCGCGGCCTCTGCTCGTGGCCTCCACCATCTCCTTCGGGGCCTCTGCACAACGGAagcgcctccctcccccctctccccgTCCGAGCTCGATGCCATCTCTGCGCTCATCCCACGACTCATCTCTGAGGGCCAGGTCCCCGCCGTCGTCCGCCTCCTCTCCGCGGCACTCCTCCTGCCCGGCTCCCCGGAGCGCCTCCCGCCCCCCCCGCTCGCGGAGCACCTCGCCTCCCTCCCCACGCTCACCCCGGCCTTCGCCCTGCTCACCGCGCTCCACCACCACCCCGTCCGCCCCTCGCCGCTCCCGCTCGCCACCCCGCTCCTCGGCCACCTCCTCGCGATGCACCACGCCCGCGAGGCCGCTTTCGTGCTCCGCTGGCTCTGCCGCCTCGACTCCCCACGCCGGCCCGATGCCGCCACCTACGGCATCGCCGTCGCCGGGTTCTGCAGGTTCGGGGACCCCAGGAGCGCGCTCGTCGCCCTCGACGAGATGGCCTCCGACGGGGTTCCGCCCTCACTGGAGCTGCAGGAGGCGGTGCGGGATGCGATGCTGCAGGACGCGAGGATCGAGGAGGCGTGGGCGCTGGAGGAGGCTATGCGGCCGCCGGAGTCCAAGAAGACGGGAACCAAGGCGACGCGTCAAGAGAGAGAgcttcgggtgagagagagagagaagaaaaaatggAAGGAGGAAGAGAAGGAGAGAGGCAGGGTGCGGGGACGACCTGGTCCTGATCGCcggtggtggtgctccggtggcTGGCCGGCGGCGTGGCGAGGAGGAGGCCAGGGCGGGGCGGGGGTTACG GGAAAGAAGATGGCGTCTGAGGCGTCGAGCTCCAACGCTGCGACGGACCTGGAGGCGCTGATGAGTGAATTGGGACTCCAAGAGGAGGacatggatgatgtggtggtggagAAGGAAGATCCGCTGCCGCCGACGGCAACTCGATGGATGGCCATAGCGCGAGTCCATACGGAAAAGAAATACAGTCAATATGGTTTCTTCAAGACAATGAGGGCAGCATGGGATCTCGCCCAACCAGTGCAGTTTTGA